A window of Streptomyces sp. DG1A-41 contains these coding sequences:
- a CDS encoding beta-1,6-galactanase produces MIRRRTLLTAAGGTFLGSALATGTAHADATIAVNPSTTYGTWEGWGTSLAWWANVFGARDDFADLFFTTKSVTYNGRSLPGLGLNIARYNLGACSWNSVGGETMVESPNIPAFKQIEGFWQDWNNEDPTSSAWKWTADANQRAMLVKATQRGAITELFANSPMWWMCSNHNPSGASNGGNNLQTWNYRQHASHLAATALYARDNWGVNFATVDPFNEPASTWWTATGTQEGCHMDPAVQAAVLPYMRSELDKRGLTGIRIAASDETNYDTARSTWASFNSSTKALVSQVNVHGYQGSGGRRDLLYTDVVTTSRKKLWNSETGDSDGTGLTMASNLCYDFRWLHPTAWCYWQVMDPTTGWAMIAYDKNTLQPTTVQTKHYVLAQFSRHIRPGMTILDTGVSYAVAAYSASARRLVLVAVNTATSAQTLTFDLSRFSTVTGGTNGAVPRWNTVTTGGGDLYTPRSDIRLNGKSVSVPFAAKSVQTLQIDGVTL; encoded by the coding sequence GTGATACGACGCAGAACCCTGCTGACCGCAGCAGGCGGTACGTTCCTCGGCAGCGCCCTGGCGACAGGCACCGCCCACGCGGACGCCACGATCGCCGTCAACCCGTCGACCACGTACGGCACCTGGGAGGGTTGGGGCACCTCCCTCGCCTGGTGGGCCAACGTCTTCGGCGCCCGGGACGACTTCGCGGACCTCTTCTTCACCACCAAGTCGGTGACGTACAACGGCAGATCACTCCCCGGCCTGGGCCTGAACATCGCCCGCTACAACCTCGGCGCGTGCAGCTGGAACAGCGTCGGCGGCGAAACGATGGTCGAATCACCCAACATCCCCGCCTTCAAGCAGATCGAAGGCTTCTGGCAGGACTGGAACAACGAGGACCCCACCTCCTCTGCCTGGAAGTGGACGGCGGACGCCAACCAGCGCGCGATGCTGGTCAAGGCGACCCAACGGGGCGCGATCACGGAGCTGTTCGCCAACTCCCCCATGTGGTGGATGTGCAGCAACCACAACCCCTCGGGCGCGTCGAACGGCGGCAACAACCTCCAGACCTGGAACTACCGCCAGCACGCCTCCCACCTGGCGGCGACTGCCCTGTACGCGCGCGACAACTGGGGCGTGAACTTCGCGACGGTCGACCCCTTCAACGAGCCGGCCTCCACCTGGTGGACCGCGACCGGCACCCAGGAGGGCTGCCACATGGACCCCGCGGTCCAGGCGGCCGTGCTCCCGTACATGCGCAGCGAGCTGGACAAGCGTGGCCTGACCGGCATACGGATCGCCGCCTCGGACGAGACGAACTACGACACGGCCCGCTCCACCTGGGCGTCCTTCAACTCGTCCACCAAGGCCCTGGTCTCCCAGGTCAACGTGCACGGCTACCAGGGCTCGGGCGGCCGCCGCGACCTCCTCTACACGGACGTGGTGACGACGTCCCGCAAGAAGCTGTGGAACTCCGAGACGGGCGACAGCGACGGCACGGGCCTGACCATGGCGTCGAACCTCTGCTACGACTTCCGCTGGCTGCACCCCACGGCATGGTGCTACTGGCAGGTCATGGACCCGACGACGGGCTGGGCGATGATCGCCTACGACAAGAACACCCTCCAGCCGACGACAGTCCAGACCAAGCACTACGTCCTGGCCCAGTTCAGCCGCCACATCCGCCCGGGCATGACGATCCTGGACACGGGCGTGAGCTACGCGGTGGCGGCGTACTCGGCGTCGGCCCGCCGCCTGGTGCTGGTAGCCGTGAACACGGCCACATCGGCCCAGACCCTCACCTTCGACCTCTCCCGCTTCTCGACGGTGACGGGCGGCACGAACGGCGCGGTCCCCCGCTGGAACACGGTGACGACGGGCGGCGGCGACCTCTACACCCCCCGCTCGGACATCCGCCTCAACGGAAAATCGGTAAGCGTCCCGTTCGCGGCAAAGTCGGTCCAAACACTCCAGATAGACGGAGTGACCCTGTAG
- a CDS encoding DUF3592 domain-containing protein has translation MDQPWLTITLIMAAAMTAFGIWNLRIAQRQRRALSRLGVRGIRTRGEVARGPRREGPTLHPPQVRYKAPPVGRPDAPADQTYRRTPLNHEQHPLHAGVPVVLRYDPRDPRRVVVVHQKDGRPANVSYSAGAHLAWGVSCVLLGLGMGAGAFW, from the coding sequence GTGGACCAGCCCTGGCTCACGATCACACTCATCATGGCCGCCGCCATGACGGCCTTCGGAATCTGGAACCTACGCATAGCCCAACGCCAGCGCCGAGCCCTCTCCCGCCTCGGCGTCCGGGGCATCCGCACCAGGGGCGAGGTGGCCCGAGGCCCCCGCCGAGAGGGCCCCACCCTCCACCCGCCCCAGGTCCGCTACAAAGCCCCACCGGTCGGCCGCCCCGACGCCCCGGCCGACCAGACGTACCGCCGCACCCCTCTCAACCACGAGCAGCACCCTCTCCACGCAGGAGTCCCGGTCGTCCTCCGCTACGACCCGAGGGACCCACGCCGGGTGGTGGTCGTACACCAGAAGGACGGAAGGCCGGCGAACGTGTCGTACTCGGCGGGGGCGCATCTGGCTTGGGGGGTCTCTTGCGTGCTGCTCGGGTTGGGGATGGGAGCGGGCGCGTTCTGGTGA
- a CDS encoding ATP-binding protein, translated as MPDCEFTESRLRCVLPFEAAPAEVRLLRRAAFQQLSRWGMLVAADEAELLVAELATNVVKHVGEGASATLILERKAECLRLEVHDKSPVIPVVREAGCGDEYGRGLHLLAAMAGDWGTVLTAAGKAVWCEIPLSSGSNCRRIERAVEALENYEGAARGLGQHRRGREVSLVESAVELIADLLHWSSACGHDPDDILDRAQMHYEAESEAA; from the coding sequence ATGCCTGACTGCGAGTTCACGGAGTCGCGACTGCGCTGCGTACTGCCCTTCGAAGCAGCGCCGGCGGAGGTGCGCCTGCTGAGGAGAGCAGCCTTTCAGCAGCTCAGCCGGTGGGGCATGCTGGTCGCCGCTGACGAAGCAGAACTCCTTGTCGCGGAGCTGGCCACCAATGTCGTCAAGCACGTTGGTGAAGGGGCGTCGGCGACCCTGATCCTTGAAAGGAAGGCGGAGTGCCTACGCCTCGAAGTCCACGACAAGAGCCCTGTCATCCCCGTCGTCAGGGAGGCGGGATGCGGTGATGAGTACGGCCGTGGCCTGCATCTGCTTGCGGCGATGGCAGGGGACTGGGGCACCGTTCTGACCGCGGCAGGCAAGGCCGTCTGGTGCGAGATTCCCCTGAGCAGCGGGAGTAACTGCCGCCGTATCGAGCGGGCTGTGGAGGCGCTCGAAAACTACGAGGGTGCCGCGCGCGGGCTAGGCCAGCACCGGCGAGGCCGAGAGGTGAGCCTTGTCGAGTCGGCGGTCGAGCTGATCGCTGATCTGCTCCACTGGAGCAGCGCCTGCGGCCATGATCCGGACGACATTCTCGACCGGGCTCAGATGCACTACGAGGCCGAGTCGGAGGCTGCCTGA
- a CDS encoding DUF6412 domain-containing protein → MIRGWTSLRPAFVLLLLVLEVALLDTGSLSATVALAATSAACAALAVCALVGSRCAPAVPRTRVRTAIRDRDLRTAFLPQRDPDARGRTRPRAPGHALRATFA, encoded by the coding sequence ATGATCCGCGGTTGGACGAGTCTGCGTCCCGCTTTCGTGCTGCTCCTCCTGGTCCTGGAAGTGGCGCTGCTGGACACCGGCAGCCTCTCCGCCACCGTCGCGCTCGCCGCGACCTCCGCGGCCTGTGCCGCGCTCGCGGTCTGCGCCCTCGTCGGTTCGCGCTGCGCTCCCGCCGTGCCGCGCACCCGGGTGCGTACGGCCATCCGCGACCGTGACCTCCGTACGGCCTTCCTGCCCCAACGCGATCCCGACGCCCGGGGGCGCACCCGGCCCCGGGCACCCGGACACGCCCTCCGGGCGACCTTCGCGTAG
- the dcm gene encoding DNA (cytosine-5-)-methyltransferase, which yields MRPSGQQRPQFATPLTSIEICAGAGGQAVGLHNAGFDHLALVEWDADAVDTLRANVGDWPGWTAERAKALRPMDVKTFLDSKEYEQLGLTQGELDLLAGGVPCPPFSLAGKRLGKNDERDLFPAALDIAKALLPKAVMIENVRGILEPPEVFIEYRAWILDELRKLDYVVPELDSCSSPRQQDYAMRRVWRRLDASDFGVPQLRPRAILVAIHEDAIKRNGVEFVWPQRVSRRQVSVVGKLRRTMRERCEDFWHKNQEGELASSSDRTGKDVFYEWLINAKNARDAGRGVAPTLVGGSRKHGGADLGPTRAKRAWAAMGVNAMGVANDRKACDPERDLFRPAGPMLTVEQAAIIQGFPRDWDFQGKKTARYRQVGNAFPPPVAEAVGRAIAAVLRPEHREELLEGYVMDTNDSPAVKPDPEQMEIPVSGMSPRDSAGYDRRGDFVGAPV from the coding sequence ATGCGCCCCAGCGGCCAGCAGCGTCCGCAGTTCGCCACGCCACTGACCTCGATCGAGATCTGTGCGGGGGCAGGCGGACAAGCTGTTGGGCTGCACAACGCCGGCTTCGATCACTTGGCTCTCGTCGAATGGGATGCGGACGCGGTAGACACGCTTCGCGCGAACGTGGGCGACTGGCCTGGCTGGACTGCAGAGCGCGCCAAGGCGCTGAGGCCCATGGATGTCAAGACTTTCCTAGACTCCAAGGAGTACGAGCAGCTTGGCCTTACCCAAGGAGAATTGGATTTGCTTGCGGGAGGAGTCCCATGCCCTCCGTTCTCCTTGGCAGGGAAGAGGCTAGGAAAAAATGACGAAAGGGATCTGTTTCCTGCTGCCTTGGATATCGCCAAAGCCTTGCTCCCTAAAGCTGTAATGATCGAGAATGTGCGAGGAATTCTTGAGCCGCCTGAGGTGTTCATCGAGTACCGTGCTTGGATTCTGGATGAATTGCGAAAGCTAGACTACGTAGTTCCGGAACTCGATAGCTGCTCAAGCCCTCGTCAGCAAGACTATGCAATGCGACGCGTTTGGCGCAGGTTGGATGCGAGCGATTTTGGCGTTCCTCAGTTGCGCCCTCGCGCCATTCTTGTTGCGATTCATGAGGATGCAATCAAGAGGAACGGTGTTGAATTTGTATGGCCGCAGCGGGTGTCGCGAAGGCAAGTCTCTGTGGTGGGAAAACTCCGAAGAACTATGAGGGAGCGTTGCGAGGATTTCTGGCACAAGAACCAGGAGGGGGAGTTGGCCTCGTCCAGTGATCGGACAGGCAAAGATGTATTTTATGAGTGGCTGATCAACGCCAAGAATGCCAGGGACGCTGGGAGGGGCGTTGCCCCAACGCTCGTCGGAGGCTCAAGGAAGCACGGTGGGGCGGACCTTGGTCCCACCCGGGCGAAGCGCGCCTGGGCGGCAATGGGCGTAAACGCTATGGGTGTCGCTAACGATCGCAAGGCATGCGACCCCGAGAGAGACCTTTTCAGGCCCGCTGGGCCGATGCTGACGGTCGAGCAAGCCGCCATTATCCAAGGGTTCCCCCGCGATTGGGACTTTCAGGGGAAGAAGACCGCCCGGTACCGGCAGGTCGGCAATGCGTTCCCTCCTCCAGTTGCCGAAGCTGTCGGTCGGGCCATCGCTGCGGTATTGCGGCCAGAGCATCGGGAGGAGCTGCTCGAAGGCTATGTCATGGACACCAATGACAGCCCTGCCGTCAAGCCGGATCCCGAGCAGATGGAGATTCCTGTGTCAGGCATGTCTCCCCGTGATTCGGCGGGCTACGACCGTCGCGGCGATTTTGTCGGCGCACCTGTCTGA
- a CDS encoding YidC/Oxa1 family membrane protein insertase, producing the protein MSVFAHLVERLADLLQPLFGTCAAAAAIVLFTALVRLLVHPLSRAAARGQKARAALQPKIAELRKKHGRNPEKLQRAVLELHAEEKVSPLAGCLPGLLQAPAFFLLYHLFSSDTIGGRANELLDHRLFAAPLGERWVDAIGGGLFDGAGLVYAGLFVVVAGVAVFSYRLSKRMMAANPALPAGEEHVAGLGAVTKVMPFMSFFTLVTVAVVPLAAALYVVTSTTWSAVERAVLYR; encoded by the coding sequence ATGTCCGTCTTCGCCCACCTGGTCGAGCGACTCGCCGACCTCCTCCAACCGCTGTTCGGCACCTGTGCGGCCGCCGCCGCGATCGTCCTGTTCACCGCGCTCGTACGACTCCTCGTCCACCCCCTGTCGCGGGCCGCCGCGCGCGGCCAGAAGGCCCGGGCCGCGCTCCAGCCGAAGATCGCCGAGCTGCGGAAGAAGCACGGGAGGAATCCCGAGAAGCTTCAGCGGGCCGTGCTGGAGCTGCACGCCGAGGAGAAGGTGTCGCCGCTGGCCGGCTGCCTGCCCGGGCTGCTCCAGGCGCCCGCGTTCTTCCTGCTCTACCACCTGTTCTCCAGCGACACGATCGGCGGGCGGGCCAATGAGCTGCTCGACCATCGGTTGTTCGCCGCGCCGCTGGGGGAGCGTTGGGTGGACGCGATCGGAGGTGGTCTCTTCGATGGGGCGGGGCTCGTCTACGCCGGGCTGTTCGTGGTCGTCGCCGGGGTCGCCGTGTTCAGCTACCGCCTCAGCAAGCGCATGATGGCCGCGAACCCGGCCCTCCCGGCCGGTGAGGAGCACGTGGCGGGGCTGGGGGCGGTGACCAAGGTGATGCCCTTCATGTCCTTCTTCACGCTCGTCACCGTGGCCGTGGTGCCGCTGGCCGCCGCGCTGTACGTCGTGACCAGTACGACGTGGAGTGCCGTCGAGCGCGCTGTGCTGTACCGGTAG
- a CDS encoding DEAD/DEAH box helicase has product MTDNATETSLHLGFDETRTRVVLRTTDQYQQDLVRLAARFRTGGQLGPLAASVALDELLADLSVLSGWPHHQGVEWAPELRNLVAGVVQDANTVKERLAGTKPQGEVTPDEVSGLLGETWQGALSEFQLRDIAKLLTLQHGANFSVPGAGKTRVALAVYAAQKSQGRVSRILVVCPKSAYESWRYETAVCFSYPLRTHVLDGSMDQWAEVLIVNYERLDRSLATLASWLKSGPSMIILDEAHRMKLGARGTYGAACMALGPLAERRMILTGTPAPNGSKDLENLLGFVWPGHGQRTVVQAVAGGDLAYASSVLRPLFTRTTKQELGLPPVWLRMRYVDMPPLHNEIYSSLVGGESSRASRDDLSSLGKTALRLLMAATSPALLLEGGSRYEPLAYQLPPLEVPEGSSLYSLLQNLPDYELSPKYKEAVAIVAENAARGRKTLVWTTFVRSLTTLEQMLEKYSPAVVYGGTPDRDEQLRRFREDPSCMVLISNPATLGEGISLHHICHDAVYVDRDFMAGRFLQSLDRIHRLGLAPGTDTRVTVLAVRNTIDEVVTARLDRKLEFMGRILDDPTVQQLADLQEEPSVAAGLAPNDIEALLRHIGGG; this is encoded by the coding sequence GTGACGGACAACGCGACCGAAACGTCTTTGCATCTCGGGTTTGATGAGACGCGCACCCGTGTCGTCCTCAGGACGACCGACCAGTATCAGCAAGACCTTGTCCGGCTGGCCGCCCGTTTCCGCACGGGTGGCCAGCTCGGCCCGCTCGCCGCGTCGGTTGCCCTCGACGAACTGCTCGCGGACCTCAGTGTCCTTAGTGGTTGGCCGCACCACCAGGGAGTGGAGTGGGCTCCAGAGCTTCGGAACCTTGTGGCGGGAGTCGTACAGGACGCCAACACGGTCAAGGAGCGTCTCGCCGGCACCAAGCCCCAAGGTGAGGTCACGCCCGACGAGGTGTCAGGCCTCTTGGGTGAGACCTGGCAAGGTGCACTGAGCGAGTTTCAGCTTCGGGACATCGCGAAGCTTCTGACGCTTCAGCATGGGGCCAACTTCAGCGTTCCCGGAGCGGGGAAGACGCGTGTAGCCCTGGCCGTGTATGCGGCACAGAAGTCTCAGGGACGCGTGAGCCGGATTTTGGTGGTCTGTCCCAAGTCGGCGTACGAGTCCTGGCGCTACGAGACAGCGGTGTGCTTCAGCTACCCGCTGCGCACCCACGTCCTCGACGGTTCTATGGATCAGTGGGCGGAGGTGCTGATCGTCAATTACGAACGGCTTGATCGCTCACTGGCCACGCTGGCCAGTTGGCTGAAGTCAGGTCCCTCGATGATCATTCTCGACGAGGCGCACCGGATGAAGCTGGGAGCGCGGGGCACGTACGGTGCCGCGTGCATGGCTCTTGGTCCTCTGGCCGAGCGGCGGATGATTCTTACTGGGACGCCGGCACCCAATGGTTCGAAGGACTTGGAGAACCTTCTCGGCTTCGTCTGGCCCGGGCATGGGCAGCGAACCGTCGTACAAGCCGTGGCAGGCGGAGACCTTGCCTATGCCAGCTCCGTACTCCGGCCGCTGTTCACCCGGACGACGAAGCAGGAGCTGGGACTTCCTCCGGTCTGGCTGAGGATGCGGTACGTCGACATGCCTCCACTGCACAACGAGATCTACAGCTCGCTCGTGGGCGGTGAGAGCAGTCGTGCTTCCAGGGATGACCTGAGTTCACTCGGCAAGACAGCCTTGCGACTGCTGATGGCGGCCACCAGCCCAGCGCTCCTCCTGGAGGGAGGCAGCCGGTATGAGCCCTTGGCGTATCAGCTACCGCCGCTGGAGGTCCCGGAAGGCAGCTCCTTGTACTCGCTCCTCCAGAACCTGCCGGACTATGAGCTGTCGCCCAAGTACAAGGAGGCGGTGGCCATCGTGGCGGAGAACGCTGCACGAGGCCGCAAGACACTGGTCTGGACGACCTTCGTCCGCAGCCTGACGACCCTTGAGCAGATGCTGGAGAAGTACAGCCCCGCGGTCGTCTACGGTGGCACGCCTGATCGGGACGAGCAGCTGCGGCGCTTCCGCGAAGACCCGAGTTGCATGGTGCTGATTTCCAACCCGGCGACTCTTGGGGAGGGCATCAGCCTGCATCACATCTGTCATGACGCTGTGTACGTGGATCGTGACTTCATGGCGGGGCGGTTCCTCCAGAGTCTTGACCGGATCCATCGCCTGGGGCTTGCACCTGGGACGGACACTCGGGTCACCGTCCTGGCTGTCCGGAACACCATCGATGAGGTCGTGACAGCGCGCCTGGATCGGAAGCTTGAGTTCATGGGGAGGATCCTCGACGACCCCACAGTGCAGCAGCTGGCCGACCTGCAAGAGGAGCCGTCGGTTGCGGCTGGCTTGGCGCCGAATGACATCGAAGCCTTGCTGCGGCACATCGGCGGCGGCTAG
- a CDS encoding DUF397 domain-containing protein, whose protein sequence is MPASPQTASEPRWFKSSYSGGNTTECLECAYVAHGALIRDSKYQQPGPIVSVGSEAWCRFIGALSSAQDQAGAATL, encoded by the coding sequence ATGCCCGCCAGCCCTCAGACCGCCTCTGAGCCGAGGTGGTTCAAGTCGTCGTACAGCGGCGGCAACACCACCGAGTGCCTGGAGTGCGCATACGTCGCTCACGGAGCGCTCATACGCGACTCCAAGTACCAACAACCGGGGCCGATCGTTTCCGTCGGTAGCGAGGCGTGGTGTCGCTTCATTGGTGCATTGAGCAGCGCCCAGGACCAGGCCGGTGCCGCGACGCTGTAG
- a CDS encoding very short patch repair endonuclease, with product MSEDPTWEAPEGSWASSAARRRNMQAIRSRDTQPEKLIRRLVHAQGLRYRVAARPLPDLRRTADMVFRSVKVAVFIDGCYWHGCPEHYVPPRTNSGYWSEKVLRNMERDRDTDQRLKEAGWLVLRFWEHEPSDRCADKIAATVVARRITGRHA from the coding sequence GTGTCCGAAGATCCTACGTGGGAAGCGCCAGAGGGTTCCTGGGCTTCGTCCGCAGCTCGCCGTCGCAACATGCAAGCGATTCGCAGCCGCGACACGCAGCCTGAGAAGCTGATTCGCCGTCTAGTCCATGCGCAAGGGTTGCGCTATCGCGTCGCCGCCCGCCCACTTCCCGATCTGCGCCGGACGGCCGACATGGTGTTCCGTTCGGTGAAGGTTGCAGTGTTCATCGACGGTTGCTACTGGCACGGCTGCCCAGAACACTACGTACCGCCGAGGACCAACTCGGGATACTGGTCAGAGAAGGTCCTCCGCAATATGGAACGCGACCGCGACACTGATCAGCGGCTCAAGGAGGCGGGATGGCTAGTGCTCCGTTTCTGGGAGCACGAGCCATCAGACAGGTGCGCCGACAAAATCGCCGCGACGGTCGTAGCCCGCCGAATCACGGGGAGACATGCCTGA
- a CDS encoding DUF5988 family protein, with product MDDRAGKIAPVVPPGQELKIPHRSGYEHYKVTTRHEETPEGQATAYRWWERTEIAE from the coding sequence ATGGACGACCGGGCAGGCAAGATCGCGCCGGTCGTCCCACCCGGCCAGGAACTGAAGATCCCCCACCGCAGCGGCTACGAGCACTACAAAGTCACGACCCGCCACGAGGAGACACCAGAAGGCCAGGCAACGGCGTACCGCTGGTGGGAACGGACGGAGATCGCCGAGTAG
- a CDS encoding SEC-C domain-containing protein: MRPDTPAENVDHTAEAARLERTAGLYPEDSEALLLRAAAHLELAGDRPTATALYDRLLSSTDGLENPHLVRALKASNLWEYGHEAEARAIIEGVRVASPRDPAPWVIVAEALESHDELEAAHDTFTEAVRLLLTDVPQPPQPTHPLLFGRHRVRRMLGRSHDEWDALADTVHSLPITLDELHDPKRVWSLGSENPAELEAEITRLRAELGAYREALSRPFPVAILHWPATELSELLEAYPTLASEYPSHETHLATIESALRELSSSGTPNLGIVTGTVPSYEAFAASELSSPSDATLLPQYATTLAARGRAVAWPPQSTAACWCGSGQPYGACHGRTA, from the coding sequence ATGCGCCCCGACACGCCTGCCGAAAACGTCGACCACACCGCCGAGGCGGCACGCCTGGAGCGGACCGCCGGCCTGTACCCCGAGGACTCCGAGGCCCTGCTGCTGCGCGCCGCGGCCCACCTGGAACTCGCCGGCGACCGCCCCACGGCCACGGCCCTCTACGACCGCCTGCTGTCCTCCACGGACGGCCTGGAGAACCCCCACCTGGTACGGGCGCTCAAGGCCTCGAACCTCTGGGAGTACGGCCACGAGGCCGAGGCCAGGGCGATCATCGAGGGCGTCCGGGTGGCGTCCCCGAGGGACCCGGCCCCCTGGGTGATCGTCGCCGAGGCCCTGGAGTCGCACGACGAGCTGGAAGCGGCGCACGACACGTTCACGGAGGCCGTACGCCTCCTCCTGACCGACGTACCGCAACCCCCACAACCGACCCACCCCCTCCTCTTCGGCCGCCACAGGGTCCGCCGCATGCTGGGCAGGTCCCATGACGAGTGGGACGCGCTGGCGGACACGGTCCACTCCCTCCCGATCACCCTGGACGAACTCCACGACCCGAAACGGGTCTGGTCCCTGGGCTCGGAGAACCCGGCGGAACTGGAAGCGGAGATCACCCGCCTCCGAGCCGAACTGGGCGCCTACCGCGAAGCCCTCTCCCGCCCCTTCCCGGTAGCGATCCTCCACTGGCCGGCAACGGAACTTTCGGAACTCCTCGAGGCGTACCCGACCCTGGCCTCGGAATACCCCTCCCACGAGACCCACCTCGCGACCATAGAGTCCGCCCTACGAGAACTGTCCTCCTCCGGCACCCCCAACCTGGGCATCGTCACCGGCACGGTCCCGTCCTACGAGGCCTTCGCAGCGTCGGAACTCTCCTCCCCGTCGGACGCGACCCTGCTCCCCCAGTACGCGACGACCCTGGCGGCGAGGGGGCGGGCGGTGGCCTGGCCCCCACAGAGCACCGCGGCCTGCTGGTGCGGCTCCGGACAACCGTACGGCGCCTGCCACGGACGCACGGCCTGA
- a CDS encoding fumarylacetoacetate hydrolase family protein has translation MKLLRVGTAGAERPALLDADGTLRDLSGVVQDIDGALLADDAALGRVRAAADAGELPDLDATGLRIGPPLGRIGKIVCIGLNYHDHARETGAEPPAEPVLFMKAPDTVVGPNDTVLVPRASGKTDWEVELAVVIGRTARYLESAEEGLAHVAGYAVAHDVSEREFQIERGGTWDKGKNCETFNPLGPWLVTADEVPDPQRLSLRLWVNGELKQDGTTAEQIFPVGEVVRYLSQFMTLYPGDVINTGTPAGVALGAPEPKPFLRAGDVVELEIEGLGRQRQEFKDA, from the coding sequence ATGAAGCTGCTGCGAGTCGGTACGGCGGGGGCCGAGCGGCCCGCACTGCTCGACGCCGACGGGACCCTGCGGGACCTTTCGGGCGTCGTGCAGGACATCGACGGGGCGCTGCTCGCGGACGACGCGGCGCTCGGTCGGGTCCGTGCCGCCGCCGATGCCGGTGAGCTGCCCGACCTGGACGCCACGGGGCTGCGGATCGGCCCGCCGCTGGGGCGGATCGGCAAGATCGTCTGCATCGGGCTGAACTACCACGACCACGCGCGCGAGACGGGTGCCGAGCCGCCCGCCGAGCCGGTCCTCTTCATGAAGGCGCCGGACACGGTGGTCGGGCCGAACGACACGGTGCTCGTGCCGCGCGCGTCCGGCAAGACCGACTGGGAGGTCGAGCTGGCCGTCGTCATCGGGCGTACGGCCCGGTATCTGGAATCCGCGGAGGAGGGGCTCGCGCATGTCGCCGGGTATGCGGTGGCACATGACGTGTCCGAGCGGGAGTTCCAGATCGAGCGCGGCGGGACCTGGGACAAGGGCAAGAACTGCGAGACGTTCAACCCGCTGGGGCCGTGGCTGGTGACGGCGGACGAGGTGCCGGATCCGCAGCGGCTGTCGCTGCGACTGTGGGTCAACGGGGAGTTGAAGCAGGACGGGACGACGGCTGAGCAGATCTTCCCGGTGGGGGAGGTCGTGCGGTATCTCAGTCAGTTCATGACGCTGTATCCCGGGGATGTGATCAACACGGGCACGCCGGCGGGGGTGGCGCTGGGGGCGCCCGAGCCCAAGCCGTTCCTTCGGGCCGGGGATGTCGTGGAGCTGGAGATCGAGGGGCTCGGGCGGCAGCGGCAGGAGTTCAAAGACGCCTGA
- a CDS encoding helix-turn-helix transcriptional regulator, translating into MPERSTTRRRQLGATMRKLRSRTGLTLEEAGRLVGVSKATVSRYETTAGPVKWIVVDALCREYGATDAERRAVVNLAKDAKEQGWWSSFADSIPESMNLLLTLEDEAVRENHFCCVYVPGLLQTRDYSTALQRANEVPLESAEIERLVDIRMKRQEILTRQKPLHLWAILDESVVRRVVGSPAVMKDQLDRLLEANESPHITLQVLPFSKGAHAAALGSFVIIGGPEPALDVVYVDFHTGSLFLEKEEELERYRLAFEYLRAQALDMEASSALIHRARKEL; encoded by the coding sequence ATGCCCGAACGGAGCACGACACGACGCCGCCAACTGGGCGCCACCATGCGCAAGTTGCGTTCCCGCACGGGATTGACGCTTGAGGAAGCCGGGCGCCTGGTCGGCGTATCGAAAGCGACCGTCAGCAGGTACGAGACCACTGCCGGACCGGTCAAGTGGATCGTCGTCGACGCGCTCTGCCGTGAGTACGGGGCAACTGACGCTGAGCGGCGAGCAGTTGTCAACCTCGCCAAGGACGCCAAGGAGCAGGGCTGGTGGAGCTCCTTCGCCGACTCGATCCCGGAGAGCATGAACCTGCTGCTCACCCTTGAGGACGAAGCGGTTCGTGAAAACCACTTCTGCTGTGTCTACGTCCCTGGCCTCCTACAGACACGTGACTACAGCACAGCGCTCCAGAGGGCCAATGAAGTGCCTTTGGAGTCGGCAGAGATCGAGCGGCTCGTCGACATCCGCATGAAGCGGCAGGAGATCCTGACCCGTCAGAAGCCGTTGCACCTGTGGGCGATCCTCGATGAATCGGTGGTCCGCCGCGTGGTCGGCTCGCCGGCGGTCATGAAGGATCAGCTCGACCGGCTCCTCGAAGCCAACGAGTCACCTCACATCACTCTCCAGGTGCTGCCGTTCTCCAAGGGAGCCCACGCCGCTGCCCTGGGCAGCTTCGTCATCATCGGCGGCCCTGAACCGGCCCTCGACGTCGTGTACGTCGACTTCCACACAGGCTCCCTCTTCTTGGAAAAGGAAGAGGAACTGGAGCGATACAGACTTGCGTTCGAGTACCTGCGCGCACAAGCGTTGGATATGGAGGCTTCCTCCGCCCTGATCCATCGCGCCCGCAAGGAGCTCTGA